A single region of the uncultured Flavobacterium sp. genome encodes:
- a CDS encoding PEP/pyruvate-binding domain-containing protein, with the protein MQKHIYSLLFLFIITSLSAQRFTSSLPNYEAYKAFKGKPLSDKFSNIESVKVIYDLKKQKMYYFNSSLILLHFDFVTNYLGYSQDLDVFNNENYSDTLKDRDFFLGNLNHIKGTEKWIFELAASDHMPIESIERFYNLIVQSTFIGSNLKFYLNNPIQMEWFQQQKFKIPCVKSDYIFNEIKYQEVVAGTNVGILKQYKIKDLETTKPNPDEIIVLDGTPDILPNVRGIIVNELQTPLSHLVLLGKNRKIPIMAYTTALQDNNIKSLLSKKVELKIKIDTFYIKETTKKIEQKAITKKKKLIIDNSVTDLVDLAVIPKKGINYIGSKAQNMAYLIAISKEISFKTPEDAHAIPFYFYTKHIQKKSISPLISELLEYPHKDSTVWISHQLKKIRDAIKKEPVDPELIAKLNQTFKNAAFKNFRFRSSTNAEDLDDFNGAGLYDSKTGILGDSIKTFEKAIKQVWASVWNEASYNERELFGIDQHNIAMGVLVHRSFPDELANGVIITKNIFRENFSGITVNVQKGENSVVKPEKGEICEQFVAYHFNSGTDETDFDVDYTSNSNLNNNEPLLSRKEMSRLFLVSSKIEEKMYRFWKKNRYHPVDIEFKIVGKNRDLYIKQVRPFNE; encoded by the coding sequence ATGCAAAAACATATTTACAGCCTGCTTTTTCTATTTATCATAACCTCTTTAAGCGCTCAAAGATTTACTTCATCTTTACCAAATTATGAAGCGTATAAAGCATTTAAAGGAAAACCTTTATCAGATAAATTTTCGAATATTGAATCTGTAAAAGTTATTTATGATCTAAAAAAACAAAAAATGTACTACTTTAATAGTAGTTTGATTCTTTTGCATTTTGATTTTGTCACGAATTATCTGGGTTATAGTCAGGACCTGGACGTTTTTAATAATGAAAATTACAGCGATACTTTAAAAGACAGGGATTTTTTCCTGGGAAATCTGAATCACATCAAAGGAACTGAGAAATGGATTTTTGAATTAGCAGCTTCAGATCACATGCCAATTGAATCTATTGAACGCTTTTATAATTTAATCGTACAATCGACTTTTATTGGTTCAAATTTAAAGTTTTACCTGAATAATCCCATTCAAATGGAATGGTTTCAGCAGCAAAAATTTAAGATTCCTTGTGTAAAATCTGATTACATTTTCAACGAAATTAAATATCAGGAAGTTGTTGCAGGAACAAATGTTGGTATTCTAAAACAATATAAAATAAAAGACTTAGAAACTACAAAGCCAAATCCTGATGAAATTATTGTTTTGGACGGAACGCCTGATATTTTACCTAATGTAAGAGGAATTATTGTGAATGAATTACAAACGCCTTTAAGTCATTTAGTGCTTTTGGGTAAAAACAGAAAAATTCCGATAATGGCTTACACAACAGCTTTACAGGATAATAATATCAAAAGTCTGCTTTCAAAAAAAGTCGAATTAAAAATTAAAATTGATACTTTTTATATTAAAGAAACCACCAAGAAGATTGAGCAAAAAGCCATTACTAAAAAGAAAAAACTAATCATTGACAATAGTGTTACTGATTTAGTCGATCTTGCTGTAATTCCCAAAAAAGGAATAAATTATATTGGCTCAAAAGCTCAAAACATGGCTTATTTAATCGCCATTTCAAAAGAAATTTCGTTTAAAACTCCTGAAGATGCGCATGCAATTCCGTTTTATTTTTATACAAAACACATTCAGAAAAAATCAATTTCTCCTTTAATTTCTGAGCTTTTAGAATATCCACATAAAGATTCTACCGTTTGGATTTCTCATCAATTAAAAAAGATTCGTGATGCTATTAAAAAAGAACCCGTAGATCCTGAATTAATTGCAAAACTGAATCAAACCTTTAAGAACGCTGCTTTTAAAAATTTTAGATTCAGATCTTCGACCAATGCAGAGGATTTAGATGATTTTAATGGCGCAGGATTATATGATTCTAAAACCGGAATTCTCGGCGACAGCATAAAGACTTTTGAAAAAGCTATTAAACAAGTTTGGGCAAGTGTTTGGAATGAAGCTTCTTATAACGAAAGAGAACTTTTTGGTATCGATCAGCATAATATTGCAATGGGAGTTTTAGTGCATCGATCTTTTCCGGATGAACTGGCAAATGGCGTTATAATTACAAAAAACATCTTTAGAGAAAATTTCTCCGGAATTACTGTGAATGTTCAAAAGGGAGAAAACTCAGTCGTAAAACCTGAAAAAGGAGAAATCTGCGAACAATTTGTCGCTTATCATTTTAATTCCGGAACTGATGAAACTGATTTTGATGTTGATTATACTTCAAACTCGAACTTAAACAATAATGAACCTTTATTAAGCCGAAAAGAAATGAGTAGACTATTTCTTGTAAGTTCAAAAATTGAAGAGAAAATGTATCGCTTCTGGAAAAAAAATCGATATCATCCAGTTGATATTGAGTTTAAGATTGTTGGCAAAAACAGGGATTTATACATTAAACAAGTGCGGCCATTTAACGAGTAA
- the mnmA gene encoding tRNA 2-thiouridine(34) synthase MnmA: MKRVVVGLSGGVDSSVAAYLLQQQGYEVIGLFMKNWHDDSVTISNECPWLEDSNDALLVAEKLGIPFQTVDLSEEYKEKIVDYMFNEYEKGRTPNPDVLCNREIKFDVFMKIALSLGADYVATGHYCQKSEIEVDGKPVYQLIAGADNNKDQSYFLCQLSQEQLAKSLFPIGALTKPEVREIAAEMDLVTAEKKDSQGLCFIGKVRLPEFLQQKLQPKEGKIVQIDKNDPIYTIEKPAGLSVEEDLKLEAQKLNYLPTMGKVVGKHQGAHYFTIGQRKGLNVGGTTDPLFIIATDVETNTIYTGLTSQHPGLFKKALFIEKSEVHWIRTDLALKVGETMEVMARIRYRQALQKATLHQFEDGMYVHFDEPQSAITEGQFVAWYFENELVGSGVIS, encoded by the coding sequence ATGAAACGTGTAGTTGTTGGACTTTCTGGTGGAGTAGATTCTAGTGTTGCTGCTTATTTATTGCAACAACAAGGATACGAAGTTATTGGACTTTTTATGAAAAATTGGCACGATGACTCGGTTACTATTTCTAATGAATGTCCTTGGTTAGAGGATAGTAATGATGCTTTATTAGTAGCTGAAAAACTTGGAATACCGTTTCAAACTGTCGATTTAAGTGAAGAATACAAAGAAAAGATCGTTGATTATATGTTCAACGAATACGAAAAAGGAAGAACTCCAAATCCTGACGTACTTTGTAACCGCGAAATCAAATTTGATGTTTTCATGAAAATTGCCTTAAGTCTTGGTGCTGATTATGTGGCAACGGGACATTATTGTCAAAAAAGTGAAATCGAAGTTGATGGAAAACCAGTATATCAATTAATTGCCGGAGCTGATAATAACAAAGATCAATCGTATTTTTTATGTCAGTTATCACAAGAACAATTGGCTAAATCCTTGTTTCCAATTGGGGCTTTGACTAAACCTGAAGTGCGTGAAATAGCTGCCGAAATGGATTTGGTAACCGCTGAAAAGAAAGATTCTCAAGGATTATGTTTTATCGGAAAAGTTCGTTTACCGGAGTTTCTGCAACAAAAATTGCAGCCAAAAGAAGGTAAAATTGTTCAGATCGATAAAAATGATCCTATTTATACCATCGAGAAACCTGCTGGTTTATCAGTAGAAGAAGATTTGAAATTAGAAGCTCAAAAGCTCAATTATCTTCCAACAATGGGAAAAGTGGTTGGAAAACATCAAGGTGCTCATTATTTTACCATTGGACAAAGAAAAGGTCTGAATGTAGGCGGAACAACAGATCCATTATTTATCATTGCTACTGATGTTGAAACTAATACCATTTATACGGGTTTGACAAGTCAGCATCCTGGTTTGTTCAAAAAAGCTTTATTTATCGAAAAATCTGAAGTACACTGGATTCGTACAGATTTGGCTTTAAAAGTTGGAGAAACGATGGAAGTTATGGCGAGAATACGTTATCGTCAGGCTTTGCAAAAAGCAACGTTACACCAATTTGAAGACGGAATGTACGTTCATTTTGACGAGCCACAATCAGCAATAACAGAAGGTCAGTTTGTAGCTTGGTATTTCGAGAATGAATTAGTTGGTTCGGGAGTAATTTCTTAG
- a CDS encoding DUF4956 domain-containing protein has product MDLNELSGRFLLLFCSILILYFFSNRKDNETINPLMVIVGLCTFSLCYLFTKIEIGVGIGFGLFAIFSILRFRTQSFTVNAIIFLFATITLSILDIMYPFEKIEVLLFFQSIIIGFYILASVLVNKKASKYLNVVDMKITLESDFSLDNQNIRDSIQQKINIDDFDYKIVNIDTISNEIDLQVFY; this is encoded by the coding sequence ATGGATTTAAACGAGCTTTCAGGAAGGTTTTTATTATTGTTTTGTTCAATTTTGATTTTGTATTTTTTCTCCAACAGAAAAGATAATGAAACCATAAATCCCCTGATGGTTATTGTAGGTCTTTGTACTTTCTCACTTTGTTATCTGTTTACAAAAATCGAGATAGGCGTTGGAATCGGTTTTGGGTTATTTGCGATTTTCTCTATTTTGAGATTTAGAACCCAATCGTTTACTGTAAATGCAATCATTTTTCTTTTTGCGACAATTACACTTTCTATTTTAGATATTATGTACCCGTTTGAGAAGATAGAAGTGTTGCTGTTTTTTCAATCTATTATCATCGGATTTTATATTTTAGCTTCTGTTTTAGTTAATAAAAAAGCTTCTAAATATTTGAATGTAGTCGATATGAAAATAACCTTAGAAAGTGATTTTTCGTTAGACAATCAAAACATTCGGGATTCTATTCAGCAAAAAATAAATATTGATGATTTTGATTATAAAATCGTAAATATAGATACCATTTCAAACGAAATCGATCTGCAGGTTTTCTATTGA
- a CDS encoding DUF3820 family protein, with protein sequence MEPDKKLLIKLAHTKMPFGKYEGRFLIDLPEYYVVWYHNKGFPNGELGQQLALVYELKLNGLEELIRNIKKQYPKPLK encoded by the coding sequence ATGGAACCAGACAAAAAACTTCTCATAAAATTAGCCCATACCAAAATGCCTTTCGGGAAATACGAAGGACGTTTTTTAATCGATTTACCCGAATATTATGTTGTTTGGTATCACAATAAAGGTTTTCCTAACGGAGAATTAGGGCAGCAATTAGCGCTTGTTTATGAACTAAAATTAAACGGGCTGGAAGAATTAATTCGGAATATTAAAAAGCAGTATCCAAAACCTTTGAAATAA
- a CDS encoding CTP synthase: MNQTKYIFVTGGVTSSLGKGIIAASLAKLLQGRGYRTTIQKFDPYINVDPGTLNPYEHGECYVTDDGAETDLDLGHYERFLNVPTSQANNVTTGRVYLSVIEKERRGEFLGKTVQVVPHITNEIKDRMQLLGKSGDYDIVITEIGGTVGDIESLPYIESVRQLVWELGENNGIVIHLTLVPYLAAAGELKTKPTQHSVKTLMESGIKADILVCRTEHELSDELRNKLALFCNVKREAVIQSIDASTIYEVPNLMLEEGLDVVALKKLDLPKKAAPDLKNWNTFLRRLKNPKHTVNIGLIGKYVEMQDCYKSILEAFIHAGASNETKVNVISIHSEHINSDNIAEKLGSLDGVLVAPGFGERGIEGKIEAVRYARENNVPFFGICLGMQMSVIEYSRNILGYTDANSTEMNENTKHPVVNLMEEQKTITDKGGTMRLGAWKCDIKPNTLAHKIYGQNTISERHRHRYEYNNKYADELQKAGLKASGVNPDTGLVEIVELENHPFFIGVQYHPEYKSTVANPHPIFVNFVAAAVNAHKK; encoded by the coding sequence ATGAATCAAACAAAATATATTTTTGTTACAGGCGGTGTGACTTCTTCATTAGGAAAAGGGATTATCGCGGCATCTTTAGCAAAATTGTTACAAGGAAGAGGATACCGTACAACTATTCAAAAATTTGATCCGTACATAAATGTAGATCCGGGAACGTTAAATCCGTACGAGCACGGAGAATGTTATGTAACAGATGATGGTGCTGAAACAGATTTAGATTTAGGTCACTACGAGCGTTTCCTGAATGTTCCTACTTCTCAGGCAAATAACGTTACTACAGGAAGAGTTTACCTTTCGGTTATTGAAAAAGAAAGAAGAGGAGAATTTTTAGGAAAAACAGTTCAGGTTGTTCCTCATATTACAAACGAAATCAAAGACAGAATGCAATTGCTGGGTAAATCTGGCGATTATGATATTGTTATTACTGAAATTGGTGGAACTGTTGGTGATATTGAATCTCTACCTTATATAGAGTCTGTTCGTCAATTAGTTTGGGAATTAGGAGAAAATAACGGAATTGTTATTCATTTAACTTTGGTTCCTTATTTGGCTGCTGCAGGTGAGTTAAAAACAAAACCTACTCAGCACTCGGTAAAAACTTTGATGGAAAGCGGTATCAAAGCAGATATTTTAGTTTGTAGAACAGAGCACGAGCTTTCTGATGAATTGCGCAATAAGTTAGCCTTATTTTGTAATGTAAAAAGAGAAGCAGTTATTCAATCTATTGATGCTTCAACAATATATGAAGTTCCAAATTTAATGCTTGAAGAAGGATTAGATGTTGTGGCTTTAAAGAAATTAGATTTACCTAAAAAAGCAGCTCCGGATTTAAAAAACTGGAATACATTTTTAAGAAGATTAAAAAATCCAAAACATACTGTAAATATTGGTTTGATTGGAAAATATGTAGAAATGCAGGATTGCTACAAATCTATTTTAGAGGCGTTTATTCATGCTGGAGCTTCAAACGAAACTAAAGTAAATGTAATTTCTATACATTCAGAACATATTAATAGTGATAATATTGCTGAAAAATTAGGTTCTCTTGATGGGGTTTTAGTGGCGCCAGGTTTTGGAGAAAGAGGTATTGAAGGAAAAATTGAAGCAGTTCGTTATGCTCGTGAAAACAATGTTCCATTCTTTGGAATTTGTTTAGGAATGCAAATGTCTGTTATCGAATATTCAAGAAATATTTTAGGTTACACAGATGCGAATTCTACTGAGATGAATGAAAACACAAAACATCCGGTTGTGAATTTGATGGAAGAGCAAAAAACAATTACTGATAAAGGTGGAACAATGCGTCTTGGTGCTTGGAAATGTGATATTAAGCCAAACACTTTAGCGCATAAAATTTATGGACAAAATACGATCTCAGAGCGTCACCGTCACCGTTATGAGTACAACAATAAATATGCTGATGAATTACAAAAAGCTGGTTTAAAAGCTTCTGGAGTAAATCCTGATACAGGTTTAGTAGAAATCGTAGAGCTTGAAAATCACCCGTTTTTTATTGGTGTTCAATACCACCCTGAATACAAAAGTACAGTGGCAAACCCACATCCAATTTTTGTAAACTTTGTGGCTGCTGCAGTAAATGCACACAAAAAATAA
- the nagB gene encoding glucosamine-6-phosphate deaminase: protein MLKSKIDKATGFEKRFENINTVVFENSNDASKEVAQEIAALIQSKQKENKPCILGLATGSSPKGLYAELVRLHKEEGLSFKNVISFNLDEYYPMEPNSINSYVRFMKELLFDHVDILPENAHVPDGLLTKEQIADYCHDYEAKIEALGGIDLQILGIGGNGHIGFNESGSLQNSKTRLVALDHITRVAASKDFFGLSNTPRTAITLGVKKIMEAKRVILLAWGEGKANVVKRSVEDEVTNRVPASFLQEHNNAVFILDKEASSKLTRINKPWLVEKVVWTDKLTRKAVLGLALQLKKPILMLTDADYIENGMSDLLADSGPAYDINIKIFNKLQNTITGWPGGKPNSDDANRPERAEPARKRVLIFSPHPDDDIISMGGTFMRLQEQGHEVHVAYQTSGNIAVADDEALRFARFVIDYNEKFGIKSAEADDIYQKAATFLTNKKNSEIDIPEVRYIKGLIRKGEARATSHFVGLTDDQIHFMELPFYETGTIEKKPLGKEDIQLTVDLIEKIKPHQIYAAGDLADPHGTHKVCLDAIFDAVKILKPKSFMDDCWLWLYRGAWQEWGIDEVEMAVPMSPDQVLAKRHGIFKHQSQKDGVVFQGTDAREFWQRAEDRNAETAALYQQLGLATYAAMEAFVRWHY from the coding sequence ATGTTAAAAAGTAAAATCGACAAAGCAACGGGGTTCGAGAAACGATTCGAAAACATTAATACAGTTGTTTTTGAGAATTCAAACGATGCTTCAAAAGAGGTTGCTCAGGAAATTGCAGCTCTAATTCAATCCAAACAAAAAGAAAACAAGCCTTGTATTTTAGGTCTTGCAACTGGTTCTTCTCCAAAAGGATTATATGCAGAATTAGTACGTTTGCATAAAGAAGAAGGTTTAAGTTTTAAGAACGTAATTAGTTTTAACCTGGATGAATATTATCCAATGGAACCAAATTCTATCAACAGTTATGTTCGTTTTATGAAAGAATTACTGTTTGATCATGTCGATATTTTACCTGAAAACGCTCATGTTCCTGATGGACTTTTAACAAAAGAACAAATCGCAGATTATTGCCATGATTATGAAGCAAAAATCGAAGCTTTGGGCGGAATTGATCTTCAAATTCTTGGAATTGGTGGTAACGGACATATTGGTTTTAATGAATCAGGATCGTTACAAAACTCTAAAACTCGTTTAGTAGCTTTAGATCATATTACAAGAGTTGCTGCAAGTAAAGATTTCTTCGGATTAAGTAATACTCCAAGAACTGCAATCACGCTTGGAGTGAAAAAAATTATGGAAGCTAAAAGAGTAATCTTATTGGCTTGGGGAGAAGGAAAAGCAAATGTTGTAAAAAGATCAGTTGAAGATGAAGTTACGAATCGCGTACCAGCTTCATTTTTGCAAGAGCATAATAACGCAGTTTTTATTTTAGATAAAGAAGCATCTTCAAAACTTACCAGAATCAATAAACCTTGGTTGGTAGAAAAAGTAGTATGGACAGATAAATTGACTCGTAAAGCGGTTTTAGGATTGGCACTTCAGCTTAAAAAACCAATTTTAATGCTTACAGATGCTGATTATATCGAGAACGGAATGAGTGATTTGTTAGCAGATTCAGGCCCGGCATACGACATCAACATTAAAATATTCAATAAACTTCAAAATACAATTACAGGCTGGCCAGGTGGAAAACCAAATTCAGATGATGCAAATCGTCCTGAAAGAGCAGAACCTGCAAGAAAACGTGTATTGATTTTTAGCCCGCACCCTGATGATGACATCATTAGTATGGGAGGAACTTTTATGCGTTTGCAAGAGCAAGGTCACGAAGTGCATGTTGCATATCAAACTTCTGGAAATATCGCTGTAGCGGATGATGAAGCATTACGTTTTGCAAGATTCGTTATTGATTATAATGAGAAATTCGGAATCAAAAGTGCTGAAGCAGATGATATTTACCAAAAAGCAGCTACTTTTTTAACAAATAAAAAGAATAGCGAAATTGATATTCCTGAAGTGCGTTACATTAAAGGATTGATCAGAAAAGGGGAGGCGAGAGCAACAAGTCATTTTGTTGGTTTAACAGACGATCAGATTCATTTTATGGAATTACCATTTTATGAAACCGGAACTATTGAAAAGAAACCTCTTGGAAAAGAAGATATTCAGCTTACAGTAGATTTAATTGAGAAAATTAAACCACACCAAATATACGCTGCAGGAGATTTAGCAGATCCACACGGAACGCATAAAGTGTGTCTGGATGCTATTTTTGATGCAGTAAAAATATTAAAACCAAAATCATTTATGGATGATTGCTGGTTATGGTTGTACCGTGGAGCTTGGCAGGAATGGGGAATTGACGAAGTCGAAATGGCGGTACCAATGAGCCCTGATCAGGTTTTAGCAAAACGTCACGGAATTTTCAAGCACCAATCTCAAAAAGACGGAGTTGTTTTTCAAGGAACTGACGCCAGAGAATTTTGGCAAAGAGCCGAAGACAGAAACGCAGAAACAGCTGCTTTGTACCAACAATTAGGTTTGGCAACTTATGCTGCGATGGAAGCTTTCGTGAGATGGCACTACTAA
- the yidC gene encoding membrane protein insertase YidC has product MEEKKFDLNSIIGFVLIFGILIWIMYQNQPSDKEIAAEKAKKELVAKQEAQAKADKTKTAVLPVAAATTPGDTVQLAQLQKTLGGFAYSATLPSAKEGFTTIENEKMILKIANKGGYIVEATLKEFKRFEKNSGQLVELIKDNNANLNIQLQTTDNRTLNSKDLYFEPTLTKNGADQILTMRLKAGANEFLEYKYVLKPNDYLVGFDIRSQGLNKVLNSSKPLDLVWDLKTNRNEKSVSIEKRFAQIEYEYGDEKFSSVSHGVGKEDTPVKVKYVAFKQHFFTTILSTDKPFETSKLQSDDLVKDEKIDTTYIKQFKATVPLAFSNGEVDYKMSWYFGPADYKTLKSYDKNFEKIIPLGWGIFGWINKWIFIPLFGFLSSTIGLSLGIAIIIFTIIIKLAMSPITYKSFLSQAKMKVLRPEITELGEKFKKDPMKKQQETMKLYNKAGVNPMAGCIPALIQLPFMYASFQFFPSAFELRQKGFLWADDLSSFDAVVKLPFNIPLYGSHISLFPILAAIAIFFYMRMTSGDQQMAAPQQEGMPDMAKMMKIMIYVSPLMMLIFFNGYGAGLSLYNFISNLITIGIMFVIKNYIVDTDKIHAQIQENKLKEPKKQSKFQQRLQDVMEQQEAAKAQNKKK; this is encoded by the coding sequence ATGGAAGAAAAAAAATTTGATCTTAATTCAATCATTGGTTTTGTATTGATATTTGGAATTTTGATTTGGATTATGTACCAAAATCAACCTTCTGATAAAGAGATTGCTGCTGAAAAAGCCAAGAAAGAATTAGTTGCTAAACAAGAAGCACAAGCTAAAGCGGATAAAACAAAAACAGCTGTTTTACCAGTTGCTGCAGCTACAACTCCTGGCGATACAGTTCAATTAGCACAATTGCAAAAAACATTAGGTGGTTTTGCTTATTCAGCTACACTTCCTTCTGCAAAAGAAGGTTTTACAACTATTGAAAACGAAAAGATGATACTTAAAATCGCCAATAAAGGTGGTTATATAGTTGAAGCTACTTTGAAAGAATTCAAAAGATTTGAAAAAAATTCCGGGCAATTAGTTGAGTTGATTAAAGACAATAATGCTAATCTAAATATTCAGTTGCAAACTACAGATAACAGAACTTTAAACTCTAAAGACCTGTATTTTGAACCAACATTGACAAAAAATGGTGCAGATCAAATTTTGACAATGCGTTTGAAAGCTGGTGCTAATGAATTCTTAGAGTACAAATATGTATTAAAACCAAACGATTATTTAGTTGGTTTTGATATTCGTTCTCAAGGTTTGAATAAAGTTTTAAATTCTTCAAAACCATTAGATTTAGTTTGGGATTTGAAAACGAATAGAAACGAAAAAAGTGTTTCTATTGAAAAACGTTTTGCTCAAATTGAATACGAATATGGAGATGAAAAATTCAGCTCAGTAAGCCATGGTGTAGGAAAAGAAGATACTCCTGTAAAAGTAAAGTATGTTGCGTTTAAACAACATTTTTTCACGACTATTTTATCAACAGATAAACCATTTGAAACCTCTAAATTACAATCTGATGATTTAGTGAAAGATGAAAAAATCGATACCACCTATATCAAACAATTTAAAGCAACTGTTCCTTTAGCTTTTTCTAACGGAGAAGTTGATTACAAAATGAGCTGGTATTTTGGACCGGCTGATTATAAGACTTTAAAATCGTACGATAAAAATTTCGAAAAAATTATTCCGTTAGGTTGGGGAATTTTCGGATGGATTAACAAATGGATTTTCATTCCGTTATTCGGATTCTTGAGTTCAACAATTGGATTGTCTTTAGGAATTGCGATTATCATCTTTACAATTATTATCAAATTGGCGATGTCGCCAATTACGTATAAATCTTTCTTGTCACAGGCTAAAATGAAAGTTTTGCGTCCTGAGATTACAGAGTTGGGAGAAAAATTCAAAAAAGACCCAATGAAGAAACAACAAGAAACAATGAAGTTGTACAACAAAGCAGGAGTAAACCCAATGGCAGGATGTATTCCGGCATTGATTCAGTTGCCATTTATGTACGCATCATTCCAGTTCTTCCCGTCAGCTTTTGAGTTAAGACAAAAAGGTTTTCTTTGGGCAGACGATTTATCATCTTTTGATGCTGTTGTAAAATTACCATTCAATATTCCGTTATACGGAAGTCATATCAGTTTGTTCCCAATTTTGGCAGCAATTGCGATTTTCTTCTATATGAGAATGACTTCTGGAGATCAGCAAATGGCTGCGCCTCAACAAGAAGGTATGCCTGATATGGCAAAAATGATGAAAATCATGATTTATGTTTCACCATTAATGATGTTAATTTTCTTCAATGGTTATGGTGCAGGTTTGAGTTTGTATAACTTTATTTCAAACTTAATTACTATCGGAATTATGTTTGTGATCAAAAATTATATCGTTGATACAGATAAAATTCACGCTCAAATTCAAGAGAATAAATTAAAAGAGCCTAAAAAACAAAGCAAGTTTCAACAACGTCTTCAGGACGTAATGGAGCAGCAAGAAGCTGCAAAAGCTCAGAATAAAAAGAAATAA
- a CDS encoding S8 family serine peptidase: MKHYYTFLLLVFSTVMFSQEDAWVYFKDKPNAQHFLDNPSEMLSARALQRRTNQNISLDITDVPLEDNYINQVKTATGITVMAQSKWMNALHIRGTQTDILALKTLAFVDKVVFANKTLNTTGKKVSENKIGQTKDKLKTTIDYAYGTSANQIQMLNGQVLHQHNFTGSGKIIAVLDAGFPGVNTAQPFQNLITNNQILGGYDFVTRNDNFYAGDGHGTEVLSTIAGYKENSLVGTAPNASFYLFITENDASENPVEESLWVEAAEKADYFGVDIITTSLGYFGFDNASYSHTYSDMNGTTNFISRGAEIAFSKGIIVVASAGNEGNTAEPHIGAPADAVSVITVGSVTAAKVKAGSSSIGPSFDNRIKPDVMAQGAPAVVSDTNGNIGTASGTSFSCPIMAGMIACLWQAFPTKTNKEIRQMVLQSSDRYSAPNNNYGYGIPNFGSTLGVENYQTALSVFSVYPNPAKTTVSFSFSDESYSALVTVYSVLGQKVIEEQITNQNPILSVASLKSGLYFYAFDAEGLHKTGKIIKQ, translated from the coding sequence ATGAAGCATTACTATACATTTCTTTTATTGGTTTTTTCGACTGTGATGTTTTCGCAGGAAGATGCTTGGGTATATTTTAAAGATAAGCCAAATGCACAGCACTTTTTAGATAATCCATCTGAAATGCTTTCGGCACGTGCTTTACAGCGTAGAACCAATCAAAATATTTCGTTAGATATTACTGATGTTCCTTTAGAGGATAACTACATTAATCAGGTGAAAACAGCTACCGGAATTACTGTTATGGCACAATCCAAATGGATGAATGCACTTCATATTCGAGGAACTCAAACCGATATTCTGGCTTTAAAAACACTTGCATTTGTAGATAAAGTAGTTTTTGCCAATAAAACTTTGAACACAACCGGCAAAAAAGTTTCTGAGAACAAAATTGGACAGACAAAAGATAAGCTCAAGACTACAATTGATTATGCATACGGAACGTCGGCAAATCAGATTCAAATGCTCAATGGTCAGGTTTTGCATCAGCATAATTTTACCGGTTCGGGCAAAATAATTGCAGTTTTAGATGCCGGTTTTCCTGGTGTAAATACAGCTCAGCCGTTTCAAAATCTTATTACTAATAATCAAATTTTAGGAGGATATGATTTTGTAACCAGAAACGATAATTTTTATGCAGGTGATGGTCACGGCACAGAAGTGCTTTCGACAATTGCCGGTTATAAAGAAAATTCGCTGGTAGGAACTGCTCCAAATGCTTCATTTTATTTATTTATTACAGAAAATGATGCCTCTGAGAATCCTGTAGAAGAGTCACTTTGGGTTGAAGCTGCAGAAAAAGCAGATTATTTTGGGGTAGATATAATTACAACTTCGTTAGGATATTTTGGATTTGATAATGCCAGTTATAGCCACACGTATAGTGATATGAACGGTACTACAAATTTTATTTCGCGAGGAGCTGAAATTGCTTTTAGCAAAGGTATTATTGTAGTAGCTTCGGCGGGAAATGAAGGTAATACTGCTGAACCACATATTGGTGCACCAGCTGATGCAGTTTCGGTTATAACGGTTGGTTCTGTTACAGCAGCAAAAGTAAAAGCTGGTTCCAGTTCTATTGGGCCAAGTTTTGATAATCGAATAAAACCAGATGTTATGGCGCAAGGAGCGCCGGCAGTTGTTTCTGATACAAACGGAAACATTGGTACGGCAAGCGGAACTTCATTTTCTTGCCCAATTATGGCAGGAATGATTGCATGTTTGTGGCAGGCTTTTCCAACAAAAACAAATAAAGAAATTCGACAAATGGTACTTCAGTCTTCTGATAGATATTCGGCACCAAATAATAATTACGGTTACGGAATTCCAAATTTCGGATCAACTTTAGGAGTTGAAAATTATCAGACAGCTCTTTCTGTTTTTTCAGTATATCCGAATCCGGCCAAAACCACAGTTTCATTTTCGTTTTCAGATGAAAGTTATAGCGCTTTGGTCACAGTTTATTCTGTTTTAGGGCAAAAGGTGATTGAAGAACAAATAACAAATCAAAACCCAATTCTTTCTGTGGCATCTTTAAAAAGCGGACTTTATTTTTATGCTTTTGATGCCGAAGGTTTGCACAAAACAGGAAAGATTATTAAACAATAA